In Haliscomenobacter hydrossis DSM 1100, the DNA window CCCTCCTATCCCAAAATAGTCATAACGGCCTACGGGAATCCGTTGATCATAAGACACGGAATAAGTGCGGAAAGAATTGGAACGCAGTACACTGGCCCACTGGTTGCGGTAGTTGGCTGCGATGCGTACGTTACAGTTCATTACGCCTGTCATCGCCGGATTGAGGTTTAACGGCGACATGTAGAACTGCGAAAAGTGAATGTCCTGCGCCTGCAATTTGGTTGCCCCCCAGATCAGCAGACACAGCGCAAGTATTGATTTCCAGTTTTTCATATAGATAGCGAGGGTTGATAATCGGTTTTGAGTGAAAAACAAATATGAATTTCTTGAAATTGTGCTGCAAGTATACGCAACTCTACCAATAACTGTAATGCTCAAAGCGCTGAAAAATTTAAGTAATGTAAAAGTTTAACATTACTGTCTCTTTTCTGGAGTAAGATAATGGTTTTCGTTGTGTTCCGCAAATGCACAAGCAAAACGTTGGAATAAATACTTGTATTGTTGGGGCGCCCCTGTGTGGGCGCCCTTTATTTTGTATGGGCGCCCCTATGTGGGCGCCCTAGTGATGGCGCCCCTATGTGGGCGCCCTAGTGATGGCGCCCACGCAGGGGCGCCCTAGTGATGGCGCCCACGCAGGGGCGCCCTAGTGATGGCGCCCACGCAGGGGCGCCCTAGTGATGGCGCCCACGCAGGGGCGCCACTACTAGGGCTTGACCTCGCTAGCCAAATCGATCATGGCAGCTACTTCTTCAATGAGGGTTTCCGTTCCATTGAACCCAACGCTCATGAATTTGATGCGGCCATCTTTGCCTACGATGAATTTGGTAGGAATGCCCTCTACTTTGTAACTTCCTACCACTTTATCGTCATTGTCCATCAAGACATTGAAGTTGTATTGGTTTTTTTCGATGAACTCAGCGGCAGCTTTTTCTTTGTTGTCGCCTTTTTCCCAGGTATCGATGAAAAGGAAGACCACGTCACTGCGGTCTTTACTGGCCTCTAGGGATTTTTGCATCCCGGGGAAAGAAGCTTTGCAAGGACCACACCAGGTTGCCCAAAAATCGAGGATCACCACTTTGCCTTTTAAACTGCTCAGCGCGACTTCTTCCCCCTTGAGGTTGCGAAGTTTAAAATCGGGGGCTTCGCGGTCGATCATTTTTTTGCGCAATTCCTCTTTTTTATTGGCTTTGGCTTCCAGTTCCAGGTTGTTCAAGTAGCGCTGTGCAGCAGCTTCAGGACTGTTGTTGGCTTGGAACAAGCGTACAAACTGAGTTTTCATGGCCTCCGAGGCGGCTCCTTTGGTGATCAGTTTTTCCAACATGGCTTCGGCTTCTTTACCCCCTTTGGCTTTTTCCAGGTAGATGCAGTACCGTTCATTGGTTTCTGGATCGCTGAATTTTTGGGTTTCATTGTAGGCCTGCTGGTATTCCAGTGCTTCGGTGTATTTGCCAGTACGGTACAAAGACACTGCATAAGTGTCTGAGAACATGCCTAAATAAGCCTTTGAATCCTCTTTCATTTGTTTGGGGCTCTTATTGAAAGGGATATCAGCGCGGTTTTTTGCTGCTTGTAATGACTTAATCAGGTCAATGGATTGTTTGGAATATTTGGCAGACAAAACTGCATCGGCGGTACTCACTTCTTTGACGATGCCTTCCCCACAAAGACTCCAGGCCGCACTGTTCAGCATAGATGCCTTCCTGATTTTGTCGGTAATCGGACTGAGGTATTTTTCAAAATTCGGCCAATCTTTTTTCATTAAAAAACCACTGGCCAAGCTGGAAACAACCCCTTGCAAGGCTGGTTTTTCCGCAGCTGTAAAAGGCAGAGCCGACAAAGACTCGTACAACGCTACTTTTTTGCTGAGGTCTTTTTCCATGCTCAGCGCTTCCATTTTTTCGCTGCGCACCAGGAGCCCCTTAGGATATTTCTTTTTGATTTTTTCCGTCAAAGGCGCTAACGCAGCTTTTTCATCTAGTACCCTATAGGTTTGATACGCGGTGAATAGGTCTTGTTCGCTGGCTTTGTTGTCCATAACCAATGCCTCGGCCATTTTTTTAGCTTCAGCTACCATCGCCTCATTCTTGTTGCGCTTTCCTTCTACAGCACAAAAAGAGAGCAGTACGGGATCTTTGCGCGATGAAGGGGTGGCTTCAAATTCTTCCACAATCAAGGCAAATGCCTCGGCTGGATTGCGCTCCACATTGGCAAAAGATGCATACCGACCTTTGACTAAACCGATGTTGCCCTTGGTGCCAGGCAATATTTTTTTTCGGTCTGCCTGGTACAATGCAAAACCATACCCTTGACCTTTGTTGTTGTCTTTTGCGCCATCTACCTCATTGGCAAAAGCAATGTAAAAGACATTGACATGGGCAGGAATGCTCAGTTTTGCTTTGAATACGCCTTTTTCTGCGGTAAATTCCACGTCTTCGATTTGAAAGCGATCGCCGGTTGGGTTGTTGTTCAACAACAGGGCAGTAGCTTTTAATTCTTTTTCATTGACGAGTATCGTTTTGGATTGGTCATAGGAAAGGGTAACGGTTTCGCCAGCAACTGGCTTTTCGGGGGAACATTGTAGGGTTTGTGCTTGTAAACCCACTGCAGCCATTAAAGTTGCGACAAAAAACAGGATTCGTGATTTCATATTTTGAAAATAGGTTAGGTAATCGGTTTGTAGAAATGTCATCTGAGTGTAAAAATATAAAGTTTTAGTTGTAACGATAGAAAAGATCATTTTGTGTGTAAAATCCCAGACATGTAGCGGGATATTTTTTTTTCATTTTGAAAATAGCCCACGATCCTCCTATCTTGGTTGATTAAGAGCTTGTTCAAAATATCACAACAAAAACAAAATGTACGCCAAGATTCAGATCGCAATTGCCCTGGTGTTTTTAGGTTTAAGTTCCATTTCCAGTCATGCACAAGGTTTATGTAAAGGTTCCTTGGGGGCAAATATTTTCAGTCGGGGAGACTTTGGCAGTGGGTTCCCCAATATCGCGCCCAATCCTGGGATTGCCCCGGGGTACAGCTACAGTGCCTCTACTCCACCCAACGATGGGCTTTACGTCATTACGAACGGCAATACCAGTTGGGGATCATTCTCGGCTTCCTCCTGGGTCAAAACCAAAGACCGCAGCAACGACCCCAATGGTTATTTTATGGTGGTCAATGCCAGCTTTCAGCCGGGTTTGTTTTATCAGGATACCGTGACGGTATGTGGCAATACGACTTATCAATTCTCGGCAGACATCATCAACCTGATGCTACCCAGCTTCACCACTTACATCAAGCCCAACCTGTCTTTTTTAGTAGATGGCAAAGAACAGTACAGCAGTGGAGAAGTGGTACAGGATGGCCAATGGCATACCTATGGTTTTTCCTTCACCACGCCTGCCAACGCAACCCGCATCGTCCTTTCGCTCCGCAACAATGCTCCGGGAGGACTAGGCAATGACCTGGGTTTGGACAACATCTCGTTTTTCCCTTGTGGACCCAACATCAAAATGCCCGACACCAGCCTCATTTGCGCCAGCGAGCTATTTAAATTGACTCCGGTAATCGAGATCAACGACCCCAATTCTCTGGCTTATCAATGGCAACGCAGTGATGACCAGGGCAAAAACTGGAATCCCATCACGGGGGCCAATAAATTGAGTATCGACATTGTACAACCTCGTTCGGGGCAAACTTTCCGTTTGGCGGCGGCAGCCAGTGCTACCCAATTGAACAATCCCTCCTGCAATTATTTTTCTTATTCTACGGTTTTGGAAATAAAAAAAGCACCCCGTCCAAAAGCAATTTTTATTTGTCCGGGAGGAAGCGTCAACTTGCTGGGAAAAGAATATCGCGACACGGGCTATTTCGACATCGTGCTCAAAACCCCTCAAGGCTGTGATAGCATCGTTACCCATCACATCATGATGGAAGACTTAAGCGGATTCCGAATCAAGGGCGACAGCATCATCTGCCCCGAGAATTTTTCGGTGCTCGATGCGGGCAATTTTGCGCAATACCGCTGGTCTACCGGAGCAACGAGCTCCACGATCAGCATCGAAGCTCCAGGCAAATTTGGAGTGTCCGTCACTTCCATCCACGGTTGCTCAGCGGCCCATTCCACAGACATTAAAGCCCGTGAGCTGAACGGAACCATGACCGGAACCGACCCCAATTGCGCCAATGGCAAAGACGGAATGATTGCCATCACGAAGGTAAGTGGCGTCAACCGCCCCCTGGTATATACCTTGAACGGCAAAGATTTTCAGCCTGAATCCACCTTTAGCGGTCTTTCAGCGGGCACTTACCAGGCTACGGTACAAGCCAGTCCGGCTTGTAAACTGACCCGTCCGGTAACCTTGCAGAATCCGGAATCTTTTGAACTGGTCGAGCTGGGAAACCTGAGTCTTAAACAATTTGATAGCCTGCAACTTATGCCACGTGCCAATCAGGCCATTGGCAGCTACCGTTGGTCACCCTCCGCAGGGCTGAGCTGTAGCGACTGTGCCGAACCATTTGCACAACCCTTGCGCAGTGGCAGTTTTAAGTTGATCGCCAGTAGTTTGAAAGGTTGTATCGATTCTACGAGCGTAACTTTTGACGTCATCCTGCGGCACAATACTTTTGCCCCCAACGCATTTTCACCCAACGATGATGGTGAAAACGATTATTTTACCCTTTTCTGTGACCGGGGGATTGCCCGAATTGCCCACTTAAGTATCTTCGACCGCTGGGGGAATGAGCTTTTTCGGGTACAAAACGGAATGCCCAACGGCCAGGATACCCGCTGGGATGGTACTGCGCGTGGCGAATTTGCTGCTGAAGGCCTCTACGTTTGGCGTGCCGACATTGAATTTGTGGATGGAGAAAAAGCCAGCCGCAGTGGTGAAGTATTGCTTTTGCGCTAACTACTTTTGTTGCAAAAAGAATCGACTTTTGTAATGTGAATTCAGTTCATTATTTTTGAGAAAATTGAGCATCGATAAGGATGGAGAAAAGTTTGAACACTGGTAAAGATCAATTACTTGAAGAAAGGAATGCTCGTTTGCGCGCAGAGGCATTGCTTTTGGAAAAAGAGCAATTGATCATCCAGCTCAGTCAACAAAATGAAAGCCTCCATACTCAACTGTCTTCCTTGGATGACCTGAAACAAGAATTGCATTACGTACAAGAAATTGTCAACAATGCCCAGGACATTGTCTTCATCTCCGATTACCAGGGCATTTTTCGCTACATTAACCCGGCTGCGGCCCAATTACTGGGCTTTGCAATGGATGAGATGTCGGGGAAACATTTTTCAGCATTGATTCGAGAAGATTATGCCGAGATCATTCGCGCACAGTACCGTGATCAGGTAAAAAACCGCCTCGCCAGCAGCTACCTCGAATTTCCGGTAAAAAACGCCGAGGAACGCGAAATGTGGCTGGGGCAACAGGTAAGTTTCGTGTACCACGGTGACAAACTATTTGAGGCCCATTCCATTGCACGGGACATTACCACCTTGCGAACCGCCGGGGAACGCTTGCGCAAAAGTGAAGAAAAATACCGGAGCATTATGGAGAACATGGAATTGGGCCTGTTAGAGGTCGATTCCACAGCAAAAATCATCCGGGCCTACCCCCGCTTTTGTGAAATGGTTGGATACCCGGAGGAAGAACTCGTTGGAAAAGACCCCAAAGCCCTGTTTTCTCCCCAGGGATTTCTCGACCGGGCACAACAAGAAGAAGTCAAATTTTTGAAAGGAAAATCGGTGATTTGGGAAGCTCCCTTGCGCAAAAAAAATGGGAGCATCATGTGGACCCTCATCAACAATACCCCGATATACAACGACCAGGGAGCATTAGTCGGCACTTTGGGCATTCATCTGGACATTACCGAGCAAAAATTATTGCAGGTGGATTTGGAGCGTACCCGCCAGGAAGCGGAACAAGCCAGAGATGCCGAAAAAGCCTTTTTGGCCAACATCAGTCATGAAATCCGCAACCCGATCAACTCCATCGTCGGGATGACCAATCTGCTCTACGATACTTACTTGAGTGAAGAACAATTGGAGTACGTCAATACGCTAAAGTACTCAGCGGATTTATTGCACGCCCTGGTGAGTGATGTACTCGATATTTCCAAAATTGAGCAGGGCAAAATGGAGCCTCAACTGGAGGATTTTGATTTTTTTGAAATGGCCAAAGCCATGTGCAAAACCTTTGAATTCCGGTTGTCTCAACGCCCCATTCAATTTCAATGCGAAGTTTCCCCCTCCGTTCCCCAGCGTTTTCGCAGCGACTCCACCTTTATCAATCAAATTTTGATCAATCTCATGAACAATGCCTTCAAATTCACCGAAGAGGGCACGATCAGTTGCTTGGCGGAGGCAAAGTTTATCGACCAACAACAGTGGATTGAATTCATCGTAAAAGATACTGGCATTGGCATTCCTCCAGATCGGCTGCCCTTTATTTTTGAACGATTCAATCAAGCTGGTAAAGCGAATAAGGTTCAGCGGGATGGCACCGGATTGGGTTTGCCCATCACCAAACAACTCGTTGAATTGCTGGGAGGGAACATCAAGGTACAAAGTACTCCGGGAGTAGGGACCACCTTCAACATTTTGCTGCCTATCGAACCGGCCTTGGAGCCATCGTTGCATCCATCCGAAAAGAGTGAACGCCAAATCGATGGCGCTAAAGATCGCCTGCATGTCCTGATTGTGGAAGACAACCCCATGAATCGCAGGTATTTGGAAAACCTGATGCAGAAATGGGGTTTGAGTTATACCGCTGCTGATGATGGCCAAACCGCACTCCACTTTTTGAAAAAAGAGCGATTCGACCTGATCTTGATGGACATCCGTATGCCCATTCTGGATGGTTATGAAACCACGCTACGCCTGCGCCATGCCAGCAAAAACCACAATCAACATGTGCCGATTATTGCGTTGACCGCCTCGGCATTGTTGGATGAAAAAGAGAAAGCGCTACAGGCCGGGATGAATCATCATTTGTCGAAACCCTTTACCCCCGAGCAGTTGCAGGATGCATTGAGGCAGTTTTTTCCTGGATTTTCCCAGCACAACAGTCATTCCACAACTTTGGGTAAGGCCCTCAATCGCCATGAACTGACCGAGCTGTACGATAACGATACCCATTACATGCAGGAGATTTTTCAAATCTTCGTACAAACCATACCCCTGGAATTGGCCCAAATGCGTACGTTCCTGGAAGCCGAACGATGGAAAGATTTTGCCGCCAAAGCCCACAAAAT includes these proteins:
- a CDS encoding TlpA family protein disulfide reductase, with the translated sequence MKSRILFFVATLMAAVGLQAQTLQCSPEKPVAGETVTLSYDQSKTILVNEKELKATALLLNNNPTGDRFQIEDVEFTAEKGVFKAKLSIPAHVNVFYIAFANEVDGAKDNNKGQGYGFALYQADRKKILPGTKGNIGLVKGRYASFANVERNPAEAFALIVEEFEATPSSRKDPVLLSFCAVEGKRNKNEAMVAEAKKMAEALVMDNKASEQDLFTAYQTYRVLDEKAALAPLTEKIKKKYPKGLLVRSEKMEALSMEKDLSKKVALYESLSALPFTAAEKPALQGVVSSLASGFLMKKDWPNFEKYLSPITDKIRKASMLNSAAWSLCGEGIVKEVSTADAVLSAKYSKQSIDLIKSLQAAKNRADIPFNKSPKQMKEDSKAYLGMFSDTYAVSLYRTGKYTEALEYQQAYNETQKFSDPETNERYCIYLEKAKGGKEAEAMLEKLITKGAASEAMKTQFVRLFQANNSPEAAAQRYLNNLELEAKANKKEELRKKMIDREAPDFKLRNLKGEEVALSSLKGKVVILDFWATWCGPCKASFPGMQKSLEASKDRSDVVFLFIDTWEKGDNKEKAAAEFIEKNQYNFNVLMDNDDKVVGSYKVEGIPTKFIVGKDGRIKFMSVGFNGTETLIEEVAAMIDLASEVKP
- a CDS encoding gliding motility-associated C-terminal domain-containing protein yields the protein MYAKIQIAIALVFLGLSSISSHAQGLCKGSLGANIFSRGDFGSGFPNIAPNPGIAPGYSYSASTPPNDGLYVITNGNTSWGSFSASSWVKTKDRSNDPNGYFMVVNASFQPGLFYQDTVTVCGNTTYQFSADIINLMLPSFTTYIKPNLSFLVDGKEQYSSGEVVQDGQWHTYGFSFTTPANATRIVLSLRNNAPGGLGNDLGLDNISFFPCGPNIKMPDTSLICASELFKLTPVIEINDPNSLAYQWQRSDDQGKNWNPITGANKLSIDIVQPRSGQTFRLAAAASATQLNNPSCNYFSYSTVLEIKKAPRPKAIFICPGGSVNLLGKEYRDTGYFDIVLKTPQGCDSIVTHHIMMEDLSGFRIKGDSIICPENFSVLDAGNFAQYRWSTGATSSTISIEAPGKFGVSVTSIHGCSAAHSTDIKARELNGTMTGTDPNCANGKDGMIAITKVSGVNRPLVYTLNGKDFQPESTFSGLSAGTYQATVQASPACKLTRPVTLQNPESFELVELGNLSLKQFDSLQLMPRANQAIGSYRWSPSAGLSCSDCAEPFAQPLRSGSFKLIASSLKGCIDSTSVTFDVILRHNTFAPNAFSPNDDGENDYFTLFCDRGIARIAHLSIFDRWGNELFRVQNGMPNGQDTRWDGTARGEFAAEGLYVWRADIEFVDGEKASRSGEVLLLR
- a CDS encoding PAS domain S-box protein, which translates into the protein MEKSLNTGKDQLLEERNARLRAEALLLEKEQLIIQLSQQNESLHTQLSSLDDLKQELHYVQEIVNNAQDIVFISDYQGIFRYINPAAAQLLGFAMDEMSGKHFSALIREDYAEIIRAQYRDQVKNRLASSYLEFPVKNAEEREMWLGQQVSFVYHGDKLFEAHSIARDITTLRTAGERLRKSEEKYRSIMENMELGLLEVDSTAKIIRAYPRFCEMVGYPEEELVGKDPKALFSPQGFLDRAQQEEVKFLKGKSVIWEAPLRKKNGSIMWTLINNTPIYNDQGALVGTLGIHLDITEQKLLQVDLERTRQEAEQARDAEKAFLANISHEIRNPINSIVGMTNLLYDTYLSEEQLEYVNTLKYSADLLHALVSDVLDISKIEQGKMEPQLEDFDFFEMAKAMCKTFEFRLSQRPIQFQCEVSPSVPQRFRSDSTFINQILINLMNNAFKFTEEGTISCLAEAKFIDQQQWIEFIVKDTGIGIPPDRLPFIFERFNQAGKANKVQRDGTGLGLPITKQLVELLGGNIKVQSTPGVGTTFNILLPIEPALEPSLHPSEKSERQIDGAKDRLHVLIVEDNPMNRRYLENLMQKWGLSYTAADDGQTALHFLKKERFDLILMDIRMPILDGYETTLRLRHASKNHNQHVPIIALTASALLDEKEKALQAGMNHHLSKPFTPEQLQDALRQFFPGFSQHNSHSTTLGKALNRHELTELYDNDTHYMQEIFQIFVQTIPLELAQMRTFLEAERWKDFAAKAHKIKPSFQMVGLGELSTHVALLERAKTDFNPADLARDFVAFEKAVVHGLKLVQDELKALT